Proteins encoded in a region of the Manis javanica isolate MJ-LG chromosome 15, MJ_LKY, whole genome shotgun sequence genome:
- the RSRC2 gene encoding arginine/serine-rich coiled-coil protein 2 isoform X4 has translation MIRTNFFLKQARRHESKDKSSKKHKSEEHNDKEHSSDKGRERLNSSENGEDRHKRKERKSSRGRSHSRSRSRERRHRSRSRERKKSRSRSRERKKSRSRSRERKKSRSRSRERKRRIRSRSRSRSRHRHRSRSRSRTRSRSRDRKKRIEKPRRFSRSLSRTPSPPPFRGRNTAMDAQEALARRLERAKKLQEQREKEMVEKQKQQEIAAAAAATGGSVLNVAALLASGTQVTPQIAMAAQMAALQAKALAETGIAVPSYYNPAAVNPMKFAEQEKKRKMLWQGKKEGDKSQSAEIWEKLNFGNKDQNVKFRKLMGIKSEDEAGCSSVDEESYKTLKQQEEVFRNLDAQYEMARSQTHTQRGMGLGFTSSMRGMDTV, from the exons ATGATAAG AACCAACTTCTTCTTAAAACAGGCAAGAAGACATGAATCCAAAGATAAATCCTCTAAGAAACACAAGTCTGAggaacataatgataaagaacatTCTTCTGATAAAGGAAGAGAACGATTAAATTCATCTGAAAATGGTGAGGACAGACACAAACGCAAAGAAAGGAAGTCATCAAGAGGCAGAAGTCATTCAAGATCTAGGTCTCGTGAAAG GCGTCATCGCAgtagaagcagagagaggaagaagtCTCGATCCAGGAGTAGGGAGCGGAAGAAGTCAAGAtccagaagcagagagaggaagaaatcaCGATCCAGAAGCAGGGAAAGAAAACGTCGGATCAGATCTCGTTCCCGCTCAAGATCAAGACATAGGCATAGGAGTAGAAGCAGGAGTAGGACAAGGAGTAGAAGTCG AGATAGAAAGAAGAGAATTGAAAAGCCAAGAAGATTTAGTAGAAGTTTAAGCAGAACTCCTAGTCCACCACCCTTCAGAGGCAGAAACACAGCAATGGATGCACAAGAGGCTTTAGCTAGGAG GTTGGAAAGGGCAAAGAAATTACAAGAACAACGAGAAAAGGAAAtggttgaaaaacaaaaacaacaagaaatagctgcag caGCTGCAGCTACAGGAGGTTCTGTGCTCAACGTTGCTGCCCTGTTGGCATCAGGAACACAAGTAACTCCTCAGATAGCTATGGCAGCTCAGATGGCCGCCCTGCAGGCAAAGGCTTTGGCAGAGACCGGAATAGCTGTACCTAGTTACTATAATCCAGCTGCTGTGAATCCAATGAAGTTTGCtgagcaagagaaaaaaaggaaaatgctttgGCAAGGCAAGAAAGAAGGG GACAAATCCCAGTCTGCTGAAATTTGGGAAAAATTGAATTTTGGAAACAAGGACCAAAATGtcaaatttagaaaattaatgGGTATTAAG AGTGAAGATGAAGCTGGTTGTAGCTCGGTTGATGAAGAAAGTTACAAGACTTTGAAGCAACAAGAAGAAGTATTTAGAAATCTAGATGCTCAGTATGAAATGGCAAGATCACAGACCCATACACAAAGAGGGATGGGATTGGGTTTCACATCATCAATGCGAGGAATGGATACAGTTTGA
- the RSRC2 gene encoding arginine/serine-rich coiled-coil protein 2 isoform X3 has translation MEASDTERDGLAPEKTSPDRDKKKEQSDVSVSPRTSKHHYSRSRSRSRERKRKSENEGRKHRSRSRSKEARRHESKDKSSKKHKSEEHNDKEHSSDKGRERLNSSENGEDRHKRKERKSSRGRSHSRSRSRERRHRSRSRERKKSRSRSRERKKSRSRSRERKRRIRSRSRSRSRHRHRSRSRSRTRSRSRDRKKRIEKPRRFSRSLSRTPSPPPFRGRNTAMDAQEALARRLERAKKLQEQREKEMVEKQKQQEIAAAAAATGGSVLNVAALLASGTQVTPQIAMAAQMAALQAKALAETGIAVPSYYNPAAVNPMKFAEQEKKRKMLWQGKKEGDKSQSAEIWEKLNFGNKDQNVKFRKLMGIKSEDEAGCSSVDEESYKTLKQQEEVFRNLDAQYEMARSQTHTQRGMGLGFTSSMRGMDTV, from the exons ATGGAG GCTAGTGATACAGAACGAGATGGACTAGCCCCAGAAAAGACATCCCCAGATAGAGATAAGAAAAAAGAGCAGTCAGATGTATCCGTTTCTCCTAGAACCTCAAAACATCACTACTCAAGATCACGATCAAGGTCAAGAGAAAGAAAACGAAAGTCAG aaaatgaaggaagaaaacacaggagccGGAGCAGAAGCAAAGAG GCAAGAAGACATGAATCCAAAGATAAATCCTCTAAGAAACACAAGTCTGAggaacataatgataaagaacatTCTTCTGATAAAGGAAGAGAACGATTAAATTCATCTGAAAATGGTGAGGACAGACACAAACGCAAAGAAAGGAAGTCATCAAGAGGCAGAAGTCATTCAAGATCTAGGTCTCGTGAAAG GCGTCATCGCAgtagaagcagagagaggaagaagtCTCGATCCAGGAGTAGGGAGCGGAAGAAGTCAA GATCCAGAAGCAGGGAAAGAAAACGTCGGATCAGATCTCGTTCCCGCTCAAGATCAAGACATAGGCATAGGAGTAGAAGCAGGAGTAGGACAAGGAGTAGAAGTCG AGATAGAAAGAAGAGAATTGAAAAGCCAAGAAGATTTAGTAGAAGTTTAAGCAGAACTCCTAGTCCACCACCCTTCAGAGGCAGAAACACAGCAATGGATGCACAAGAGGCTTTAGCTAGGAG GTTGGAAAGGGCAAAGAAATTACAAGAACAACGAGAAAAGGAAAtggttgaaaaacaaaaacaacaagaaatagctgcag caGCTGCAGCTACAGGAGGTTCTGTGCTCAACGTTGCTGCCCTGTTGGCATCAGGAACACAAGTAACTCCTCAGATAGCTATGGCAGCTCAGATGGCCGCCCTGCAGGCAAAGGCTTTGGCAGAGACCGGAATAGCTGTACCTAGTTACTATAATCCAGCTGCTGTGAATCCAATGAAGTTTGCtgagcaagagaaaaaaaggaaaatgctttgGCAAGGCAAGAAAGAAGGG GACAAATCCCAGTCTGCTGAAATTTGGGAAAAATTGAATTTTGGAAACAAGGACCAAAATGtcaaatttagaaaattaatgGGTATTAAG AGTGAAGATGAAGCTGGTTGTAGCTCGGTTGATGAAGAAAGTTACAAGACTTTGAAGCAACAAGAAGAAGTATTTAGAAATCTAGATGCTCAGTATGAAATGGCAAGATCACAGACCCATACACAAAGAGGGATGGGATTGGGTTTCACATCATCAATGCGAGGAATGGATACAGTTTGA
- the RSRC2 gene encoding arginine/serine-rich coiled-coil protein 2 isoform X5, giving the protein MIRTNFFLKQARRHESKDKSSKKHKSEEHNDKEHSSDKGRERLNSSENGEDRHKRKERKSSRGRSHSRSRSRERRHRSRSRERKKSRSRSRERKKSRSRSRERKKSRSRSRERKRRIRSRSRSRSRHRHRSRSRSRTRSRSRDRKKRIEKPRRFSRSLSRTPSPPPFRGRNTAMDAQEALARRLERAKKLQEQREKEMVEKQKQQEIAAAAATGGSVLNVAALLASGTQVTPQIAMAAQMAALQAKALAETGIAVPSYYNPAAVNPMKFAEQEKKRKMLWQGKKEGDKSQSAEIWEKLNFGNKDQNVKFRKLMGIKSEDEAGCSSVDEESYKTLKQQEEVFRNLDAQYEMARSQTHTQRGMGLGFTSSMRGMDTV; this is encoded by the exons ATGATAAG AACCAACTTCTTCTTAAAACAGGCAAGAAGACATGAATCCAAAGATAAATCCTCTAAGAAACACAAGTCTGAggaacataatgataaagaacatTCTTCTGATAAAGGAAGAGAACGATTAAATTCATCTGAAAATGGTGAGGACAGACACAAACGCAAAGAAAGGAAGTCATCAAGAGGCAGAAGTCATTCAAGATCTAGGTCTCGTGAAAG GCGTCATCGCAgtagaagcagagagaggaagaagtCTCGATCCAGGAGTAGGGAGCGGAAGAAGTCAAGAtccagaagcagagagaggaagaaatcaCGATCCAGAAGCAGGGAAAGAAAACGTCGGATCAGATCTCGTTCCCGCTCAAGATCAAGACATAGGCATAGGAGTAGAAGCAGGAGTAGGACAAGGAGTAGAAGTCG AGATAGAAAGAAGAGAATTGAAAAGCCAAGAAGATTTAGTAGAAGTTTAAGCAGAACTCCTAGTCCACCACCCTTCAGAGGCAGAAACACAGCAATGGATGCACAAGAGGCTTTAGCTAGGAG GTTGGAAAGGGCAAAGAAATTACAAGAACAACGAGAAAAGGAAAtggttgaaaaacaaaaacaacaagaaatagctgcag CTGCAGCTACAGGAGGTTCTGTGCTCAACGTTGCTGCCCTGTTGGCATCAGGAACACAAGTAACTCCTCAGATAGCTATGGCAGCTCAGATGGCCGCCCTGCAGGCAAAGGCTTTGGCAGAGACCGGAATAGCTGTACCTAGTTACTATAATCCAGCTGCTGTGAATCCAATGAAGTTTGCtgagcaagagaaaaaaaggaaaatgctttgGCAAGGCAAGAAAGAAGGG GACAAATCCCAGTCTGCTGAAATTTGGGAAAAATTGAATTTTGGAAACAAGGACCAAAATGtcaaatttagaaaattaatgGGTATTAAG AGTGAAGATGAAGCTGGTTGTAGCTCGGTTGATGAAGAAAGTTACAAGACTTTGAAGCAACAAGAAGAAGTATTTAGAAATCTAGATGCTCAGTATGAAATGGCAAGATCACAGACCCATACACAAAGAGGGATGGGATTGGGTTTCACATCATCAATGCGAGGAATGGATACAGTTTGA
- the RSRC2 gene encoding arginine/serine-rich coiled-coil protein 2 isoform X1 — MEASDTERDGLAPEKTSPDRDKKKEQSDVSVSPRTSKHHYSRSRSRSRERKRKSENEGRKHRSRSRSKEARRHESKDKSSKKHKSEEHNDKEHSSDKGRERLNSSENGEDRHKRKERKSSRGRSHSRSRSRERRHRSRSRERKKSRSRSRERKKSRSRSRERKKSRSRSRERKRRIRSRSRSRSRHRHRSRSRSRTRSRSRDRKKRIEKPRRFSRSLSRTPSPPPFRGRNTAMDAQEALARRLERAKKLQEQREKEMVEKQKQQEIAAAAAATGGSVLNVAALLASGTQVTPQIAMAAQMAALQAKALAETGIAVPSYYNPAAVNPMKFAEQEKKRKMLWQGKKEGDKSQSAEIWEKLNFGNKDQNVKFRKLMGIKSEDEAGCSSVDEESYKTLKQQEEVFRNLDAQYEMARSQTHTQRGMGLGFTSSMRGMDTV; from the exons ATGGAG GCTAGTGATACAGAACGAGATGGACTAGCCCCAGAAAAGACATCCCCAGATAGAGATAAGAAAAAAGAGCAGTCAGATGTATCCGTTTCTCCTAGAACCTCAAAACATCACTACTCAAGATCACGATCAAGGTCAAGAGAAAGAAAACGAAAGTCAG aaaatgaaggaagaaaacacaggagccGGAGCAGAAGCAAAGAG GCAAGAAGACATGAATCCAAAGATAAATCCTCTAAGAAACACAAGTCTGAggaacataatgataaagaacatTCTTCTGATAAAGGAAGAGAACGATTAAATTCATCTGAAAATGGTGAGGACAGACACAAACGCAAAGAAAGGAAGTCATCAAGAGGCAGAAGTCATTCAAGATCTAGGTCTCGTGAAAG GCGTCATCGCAgtagaagcagagagaggaagaagtCTCGATCCAGGAGTAGGGAGCGGAAGAAGTCAAGAtccagaagcagagagaggaagaaatcaCGATCCAGAAGCAGGGAAAGAAAACGTCGGATCAGATCTCGTTCCCGCTCAAGATCAAGACATAGGCATAGGAGTAGAAGCAGGAGTAGGACAAGGAGTAGAAGTCG AGATAGAAAGAAGAGAATTGAAAAGCCAAGAAGATTTAGTAGAAGTTTAAGCAGAACTCCTAGTCCACCACCCTTCAGAGGCAGAAACACAGCAATGGATGCACAAGAGGCTTTAGCTAGGAG GTTGGAAAGGGCAAAGAAATTACAAGAACAACGAGAAAAGGAAAtggttgaaaaacaaaaacaacaagaaatagctgcag caGCTGCAGCTACAGGAGGTTCTGTGCTCAACGTTGCTGCCCTGTTGGCATCAGGAACACAAGTAACTCCTCAGATAGCTATGGCAGCTCAGATGGCCGCCCTGCAGGCAAAGGCTTTGGCAGAGACCGGAATAGCTGTACCTAGTTACTATAATCCAGCTGCTGTGAATCCAATGAAGTTTGCtgagcaagagaaaaaaaggaaaatgctttgGCAAGGCAAGAAAGAAGGG GACAAATCCCAGTCTGCTGAAATTTGGGAAAAATTGAATTTTGGAAACAAGGACCAAAATGtcaaatttagaaaattaatgGGTATTAAG AGTGAAGATGAAGCTGGTTGTAGCTCGGTTGATGAAGAAAGTTACAAGACTTTGAAGCAACAAGAAGAAGTATTTAGAAATCTAGATGCTCAGTATGAAATGGCAAGATCACAGACCCATACACAAAGAGGGATGGGATTGGGTTTCACATCATCAATGCGAGGAATGGATACAGTTTGA
- the RSRC2 gene encoding arginine/serine-rich coiled-coil protein 2 isoform X2, with product MEASDTERDGLAPEKTSPDRDKKKEQSDVSVSPRTSKHHYSRSRSRSRERKRKSENEGRKHRSRSRSKEARRHESKDKSSKKHKSEEHNDKEHSSDKGRERLNSSENGEDRHKRKERKSSRGRSHSRSRSRERRHRSRSRERKKSRSRSRERKKSRSRSRERKKSRSRSRERKRRIRSRSRSRSRHRHRSRSRSRTRSRSRDRKKRIEKPRRFSRSLSRTPSPPPFRGRNTAMDAQEALARRLERAKKLQEQREKEMVEKQKQQEIAAAAATGGSVLNVAALLASGTQVTPQIAMAAQMAALQAKALAETGIAVPSYYNPAAVNPMKFAEQEKKRKMLWQGKKEGDKSQSAEIWEKLNFGNKDQNVKFRKLMGIKSEDEAGCSSVDEESYKTLKQQEEVFRNLDAQYEMARSQTHTQRGMGLGFTSSMRGMDTV from the exons ATGGAG GCTAGTGATACAGAACGAGATGGACTAGCCCCAGAAAAGACATCCCCAGATAGAGATAAGAAAAAAGAGCAGTCAGATGTATCCGTTTCTCCTAGAACCTCAAAACATCACTACTCAAGATCACGATCAAGGTCAAGAGAAAGAAAACGAAAGTCAG aaaatgaaggaagaaaacacaggagccGGAGCAGAAGCAAAGAG GCAAGAAGACATGAATCCAAAGATAAATCCTCTAAGAAACACAAGTCTGAggaacataatgataaagaacatTCTTCTGATAAAGGAAGAGAACGATTAAATTCATCTGAAAATGGTGAGGACAGACACAAACGCAAAGAAAGGAAGTCATCAAGAGGCAGAAGTCATTCAAGATCTAGGTCTCGTGAAAG GCGTCATCGCAgtagaagcagagagaggaagaagtCTCGATCCAGGAGTAGGGAGCGGAAGAAGTCAAGAtccagaagcagagagaggaagaaatcaCGATCCAGAAGCAGGGAAAGAAAACGTCGGATCAGATCTCGTTCCCGCTCAAGATCAAGACATAGGCATAGGAGTAGAAGCAGGAGTAGGACAAGGAGTAGAAGTCG AGATAGAAAGAAGAGAATTGAAAAGCCAAGAAGATTTAGTAGAAGTTTAAGCAGAACTCCTAGTCCACCACCCTTCAGAGGCAGAAACACAGCAATGGATGCACAAGAGGCTTTAGCTAGGAG GTTGGAAAGGGCAAAGAAATTACAAGAACAACGAGAAAAGGAAAtggttgaaaaacaaaaacaacaagaaatagctgcag CTGCAGCTACAGGAGGTTCTGTGCTCAACGTTGCTGCCCTGTTGGCATCAGGAACACAAGTAACTCCTCAGATAGCTATGGCAGCTCAGATGGCCGCCCTGCAGGCAAAGGCTTTGGCAGAGACCGGAATAGCTGTACCTAGTTACTATAATCCAGCTGCTGTGAATCCAATGAAGTTTGCtgagcaagagaaaaaaaggaaaatgctttgGCAAGGCAAGAAAGAAGGG GACAAATCCCAGTCTGCTGAAATTTGGGAAAAATTGAATTTTGGAAACAAGGACCAAAATGtcaaatttagaaaattaatgGGTATTAAG AGTGAAGATGAAGCTGGTTGTAGCTCGGTTGATGAAGAAAGTTACAAGACTTTGAAGCAACAAGAAGAAGTATTTAGAAATCTAGATGCTCAGTATGAAATGGCAAGATCACAGACCCATACACAAAGAGGGATGGGATTGGGTTTCACATCATCAATGCGAGGAATGGATACAGTTTGA